Proteins encoded by one window of Emticicia oligotrophica DSM 17448:
- a CDS encoding GMC oxidoreductase, whose translation MPNFNIDSVKERTFDAIVVGSGISGGWSAKELTGKGLRTLLLERGRDVKHVTDYPTTMMNPWEFEHLGQIPKALKDANPIASRCYAFNEDAAHFFVKDAEHPYVQEKPFDWIRGYQVGGKSLMWARGTQRWSQYDFDGPARDGYAVEWPIGYADIAPWYSYVEKFAGISGNKDGLPQLPDGEFLPPHEQSCVEKHFTQQMAKHYKGARPIIIGRCAHLTDPQPIHFQQGRAKCQHRNLCQRGCPYGGYFSSNSSTIPWAMRTGKLTLKTDSVVHSIIYDEKKGKATGVRVIDAHTKQMTEYYARVIFLNAATLNTNLILLNSISNRFPNGFGNDNGLLGKYIAFHNFRTTISGEYEGMLDMTTEGIRPNGSYIPRFRNVFKQETDFLRGYAAGFSASRMTYNDTTGIGESLKDSLNQKKYGNWRVGSHMMGETIPKESNYVALDKTLVDPWGIPQLKVSVAYDDNDEKMIKDFHEQLTEMYTLAGFTNIKTHDNPNKAPGLDIHEMGGVRMGKDPKTSMLNKWNQFHNCKNVFVTDGACMTTNSTQNPSLTFMAITARAADYAVKEFKKGNL comes from the coding sequence ATGCCAAATTTTAATATAGATTCAGTAAAAGAACGCACTTTTGATGCCATTGTTGTTGGCTCTGGTATTAGTGGAGGTTGGTCAGCTAAAGAGTTGACTGGTAAAGGTTTACGTACGCTTTTGTTGGAGCGTGGACGTGACGTGAAACACGTGACAGATTATCCAACAACGATGATGAACCCTTGGGAGTTTGAGCATTTAGGGCAAATTCCTAAAGCATTAAAAGATGCTAACCCAATTGCTAGCCGTTGTTATGCCTTTAATGAAGATGCTGCTCATTTTTTCGTGAAAGATGCCGAACATCCTTATGTACAAGAAAAACCATTTGATTGGATTCGTGGCTATCAGGTTGGGGGAAAATCTTTGATGTGGGCAAGAGGTACACAACGTTGGTCGCAATATGATTTTGATGGCCCTGCACGTGATGGTTATGCCGTAGAATGGCCGATTGGTTATGCCGATATTGCACCTTGGTATAGTTATGTTGAGAAGTTTGCCGGAATTTCTGGAAATAAAGATGGACTTCCGCAATTACCAGATGGAGAATTTCTACCTCCGCATGAGCAATCATGTGTAGAAAAACACTTTACACAACAAATGGCCAAGCATTATAAAGGTGCTCGACCGATTATTATCGGCCGTTGTGCCCATCTTACTGACCCGCAACCTATTCATTTTCAGCAAGGTAGAGCAAAATGTCAGCATCGTAATTTGTGTCAAAGAGGGTGTCCGTATGGCGGTTATTTTAGTAGTAATTCATCTACCATTCCGTGGGCAATGCGTACAGGTAAACTTACGCTAAAAACAGATTCGGTTGTACACTCTATTATTTATGATGAGAAAAAAGGTAAGGCTACGGGCGTGCGTGTAATTGATGCACATACCAAGCAAATGACTGAATATTATGCTCGTGTGATTTTCTTGAATGCGGCTACGCTAAATACTAACTTGATTTTGCTTAACTCAATTTCAAATCGTTTCCCGAATGGTTTTGGTAATGACAATGGACTATTGGGTAAATATATTGCTTTCCACAATTTCCGTACGACTATTTCGGGTGAGTATGAAGGCATGCTTGATATGACAACCGAAGGTATCAGACCAAACGGAAGTTATATCCCACGCTTTAGAAATGTTTTTAAGCAAGAAACTGATTTCTTGCGTGGATATGCCGCTGGTTTTAGTGCAAGCCGTATGACTTACAATGATACTACAGGTATTGGTGAAAGTTTAAAAGATAGTCTCAATCAAAAGAAATATGGTAATTGGCGTGTAGGCTCTCACATGATGGGTGAAACAATTCCGAAGGAAAGTAATTATGTGGCTCTTGATAAAACTTTGGTTGATCCTTGGGGAATTCCACAGCTAAAGGTTTCGGTTGCTTATGATGATAACGATGAGAAAATGATTAAAGATTTTCATGAGCAATTAACCGAGATGTACACTTTGGCTGGTTTCACAAATATCAAAACACATGATAATCCAAATAAGGCCCCTGGTTTAGATATTCACGAAATGGGTGGTGTTAGAATGGGAAAAGACCCTAAAACTTCGATGCTCAATAAATGGAATCAATTTCATAATTGTAAGAATGTATTTGTGACTGATGGTGCATGTATGACCACTAATTCAACACAAAACCCATCGCTTACCTTTATGGCAATTACCGCTCGTGCTGCCGATTATGCAGTGAAAGAGTTCAAGAAAGGAAATTTATAA
- a CDS encoding gluconate 2-dehydrogenase subunit 3 family protein — MQRRSAIKSLSMALGGLVAMPSWASSWTPDSIGHDDSLSANDESLLAEIVETIIPETKTPGAKSLKVHQFALRMINDCYGETAQKNLRQGLVKIEEVANQNYSKSFVVCDAKQRPDVLLKMSAASQEGKAFVDMIKSLTIRGYTNSEYYMVNVLNYNIAPGFYHGCVPVKQ; from the coding sequence ATGCAACGACGCTCCGCAATCAAGAGCCTATCTATGGCTTTAGGCGGCTTGGTGGCTATGCCCTCATGGGCTTCAAGCTGGACACCCGATTCAATAGGACATGATGATTCCTTATCTGCCAATGACGAGTCTCTTTTAGCCGAAATCGTAGAAACAATCATTCCAGAAACAAAAACTCCCGGAGCAAAATCACTAAAAGTTCATCAATTTGCTCTACGAATGATTAATGATTGTTATGGAGAAACTGCTCAGAAAAACCTCCGACAAGGTTTGGTGAAAATCGAAGAAGTGGCTAATCAAAATTATAGTAAATCGTTTGTGGTCTGCGATGCTAAACAACGCCCCGATGTATTACTCAAAATGAGTGCTGCTAGCCAAGAAGGTAAAGCTTTTGTAGATATGATAAAAAGTCTGACGATTCGTGGTTATACGAATTCCGAATACTATATGGTCAATGTCTTGAACTACAACATTGCCCCAGGATTTTATCATGGGTGTGTTCCTGTGAAGCAATAA
- a CDS encoding SusC/RagA family TonB-linked outer membrane protein, giving the protein MKIFTQKPPLNRSFTITLLMAIFLLSASAFAQTIKGKVTDAQGQALPGVSIVVKGTSKGSISDSNGDYSVSIDKNATLVFTYIGYLAQEIATNGRSILNVSLQPDEQTLGEVIVVGYGVQKKETVTGSVTTVKGAELVKSPAVNLSNSIAGRMPGVVAVNRSGEPGYDGSGIRIRGSNTLGNNDALIVIDGIPARAGGFDRLNPADIETISVLKDASAAIYGARAANGVILITTKKGKESKPELSYSYNQGYSQPTKLPKLANAAQYTEMLNDLDIYGLPASEWSAATQAYKSAGSYTRPNGTVRKAPFTPDDMQKYKDGSDPWGHPDTDWYAATLKDWSPQSRHNLQLTGGSSNLKYLASLGYQNQDAYYKNSATGYQQYDLRINLNAKVNKYIDLNLGMLGREEYRFFPTQSAGAIFRMLMRGKPQQPAYWPNGLPGPDIENGQNPVVITTNATGYDRDKRDYLQTNGQLDIKIPGIDGLKFTATASVDKLIRNTKRWTTPWILYERGVGFEADGVTPKLIASKRGPAEPNLNQGVENTLNILLGGVISYERKFKDHGLTLLAGSNRETVQGDNLNAYRRYFISSALDQMFAGGDLEKNNGGGAFETARLNYFGRAAYNFKEKYLLEFLWRYDGSYNFPKNTRYGFFPGVMAGWLLSEEKFMKEIPAINYLKLRGSYGQMGNDNIQINGVNYNYQYLSVYGFNSYIINNTETKTLFETRVPNNNITWEVANNANIGLEGQLFNSKVSFEFDYFYNKRTNILWPKNASIPQSTGMTLPPQNFGEVANRGFDAQIGYRGEKNGLKYSISVNGGYAKNKILFWDEAPGAPEWQRTTGRPMNTVQAYIYDGVFKDQAEIDANKIDYKSIVNTLRPGDMKYLDYNGDGKITPDDQVRTDFNNIPMFQGGMSFIASYKNFDLNVLFQGAAGAKQYVSPGEMGNIGNFLYSMYRDRWTVENPSSVHPRIANRSDQYFSANNTYWFRSTDYIRLKNFEVGYTIPEKLTRKAGMSALRLYVNGLNLFTITKFDSFDPESSSSTGQYYPQQRIINGGLTVTF; this is encoded by the coding sequence ATGAAAATTTTTACTCAAAAACCTCCCCTCAACAGGAGTTTTACTATAACACTGTTGATGGCTATTTTTCTATTGTCTGCAAGTGCGTTTGCACAAACAATTAAAGGTAAAGTGACCGATGCCCAAGGGCAAGCTTTACCCGGAGTTAGTATCGTAGTAAAGGGTACAAGCAAAGGAAGTATCTCTGACTCAAACGGAGATTACTCAGTTTCTATCGATAAAAACGCTACACTCGTGTTTACTTACATTGGTTATCTTGCACAAGAGATTGCTACCAATGGCCGTTCGATTCTCAATGTTAGCCTTCAGCCTGATGAACAAACACTTGGTGAAGTGATTGTGGTAGGTTATGGTGTACAAAAGAAGGAGACTGTTACTGGTTCTGTTACTACAGTTAAGGGTGCAGAATTAGTTAAATCACCTGCCGTCAATTTATCAAACTCAATAGCAGGTCGTATGCCTGGTGTAGTGGCAGTAAACCGTAGTGGCGAGCCCGGATATGACGGTTCTGGTATCAGAATTAGAGGTTCGAATACACTTGGTAATAATGATGCCCTTATTGTAATTGATGGGATTCCTGCTCGTGCCGGTGGTTTCGACCGTTTAAATCCAGCTGATATTGAAACAATTTCAGTATTGAAAGATGCATCTGCTGCAATTTACGGTGCTAGAGCTGCCAATGGTGTAATCTTGATTACAACCAAAAAAGGTAAAGAAAGTAAGCCAGAATTATCTTATTCATATAATCAAGGTTATTCTCAGCCAACTAAACTGCCAAAACTAGCTAATGCCGCTCAATATACCGAAATGTTAAATGATTTGGATATTTATGGCCTTCCAGCAAGTGAATGGTCTGCTGCAACACAAGCTTATAAATCGGCTGGTTCTTATACAAGACCAAACGGTACAGTTAGAAAAGCACCGTTTACGCCTGATGATATGCAAAAATATAAAGATGGCTCAGACCCATGGGGACACCCTGATACAGATTGGTATGCAGCAACCTTAAAGGACTGGTCACCACAGTCTCGTCATAATTTACAGTTAACGGGTGGCTCATCAAATCTTAAGTATTTGGCTTCATTAGGATACCAAAATCAAGATGCTTACTATAAAAACTCAGCTACGGGCTATCAGCAATATGATTTACGTATCAATTTGAATGCAAAAGTTAATAAATATATTGATTTGAACTTAGGTATGCTTGGTCGTGAAGAGTACCGTTTCTTCCCAACTCAAAGTGCAGGAGCTATCTTCAGAATGTTGATGCGTGGAAAACCACAGCAACCAGCTTATTGGCCAAATGGCTTACCGGGCCCTGATATTGAGAACGGACAAAACCCTGTGGTGATTACTACCAATGCTACTGGGTATGACCGTGACAAAAGAGATTACTTACAAACAAACGGGCAATTAGATATCAAAATTCCTGGCATTGATGGCTTGAAATTTACAGCTACAGCCTCGGTTGATAAATTAATTCGTAATACAAAAAGATGGACTACCCCATGGATTCTCTATGAAAGAGGGGTAGGTTTCGAGGCAGATGGCGTAACGCCAAAATTAATTGCAAGTAAGCGTGGCCCTGCCGAGCCAAACTTAAATCAAGGAGTTGAAAATACGCTTAATATTTTATTAGGTGGAGTGATTTCTTACGAACGTAAATTTAAAGACCACGGACTTACACTCTTAGCGGGTTCTAACCGTGAGACAGTCCAAGGAGATAACCTAAATGCATATCGTCGTTACTTTATTTCTTCTGCACTCGACCAAATGTTTGCGGGTGGTGATTTAGAAAAAAACAATGGTGGCGGTGCCTTTGAAACAGCTCGTTTAAATTATTTTGGTCGTGCTGCATACAATTTCAAAGAGAAATATTTACTAGAATTTTTATGGCGTTATGACGGCTCATATAATTTCCCAAAAAATACTCGTTATGGCTTTTTCCCTGGTGTAATGGCAGGTTGGTTACTTTCTGAAGAAAAATTCATGAAAGAAATTCCTGCAATCAATTATTTGAAACTTAGAGGTTCATACGGTCAAATGGGTAATGATAATATCCAAATTAACGGGGTAAATTATAATTATCAATATCTTTCGGTTTATGGCTTTAATAGCTACATTATTAATAATACAGAAACCAAAACTTTGTTTGAGACACGTGTGCCGAATAACAATATTACTTGGGAGGTTGCCAATAATGCCAACATTGGTTTAGAAGGCCAATTATTCAATAGTAAAGTTAGTTTCGAATTTGATTACTTCTATAACAAGCGTACAAACATTCTTTGGCCTAAAAATGCTTCCATTCCACAATCAACTGGTATGACACTTCCGCCACAAAACTTTGGAGAAGTAGCAAACCGTGGTTTTGATGCTCAAATTGGATACCGAGGAGAGAAAAATGGCTTGAAATATAGTATAAGTGTGAATGGTGGTTATGCGAAAAATAAAATTTTGTTCTGGGATGAAGCACCTGGTGCTCCTGAGTGGCAAAGAACTACAGGCCGCCCAATGAATACTGTACAGGCATATATTTATGATGGTGTATTTAAAGACCAAGCAGAAATTGATGCTAATAAGATTGACTACAAATCTATCGTAAACACCCTTCGCCCGGGCGATATGAAATACCTTGATTATAATGGAGATGGAAAAATTACACCAGACGACCAAGTACGTACTGACTTCAATAATATCCCGATGTTCCAAGGTGGTATGAGCTTTATTGCTAGTTATAAAAACTTCGATTTGAATGTGTTATTCCAAGGAGCAGCAGGTGCGAAACAATACGTGAGCCCAGGTGAAATGGGTAATATTGGTAACTTCCTTTATAGTATGTATCGTGACCGCTGGACTGTTGAAAATCCGAGCAGTGTACATCCACGTATTGCCAATCGTAGTGACCAATACTTCTCGGCAAACAATACCTATTGGTTTAGAAGTACAGATTATATTCGTTTGAAAAACTTTGAGGTTGGTTATACTATTCCGGAAAAACTTACTAGAAAAGCAGGTATGAGTGCCTTAAGACTCTATGTAAACGGTTTGAACTTATTCACCATTACGAAATTCGATTCGTTTGACCCAGAATCAAGTAGTTCGACGGGTCAATACTATCCACAACAAAGAATTATTAATGGTGGGTTAACGGTTACATTCTAA